A genomic stretch from bacterium includes:
- a CDS encoding site-specific integrase — protein sequence MPKRNHVEGYAGVWYLDSTVPGSDPPLPDKVYYVTYRKSGERKSYDEKIGRESDRVGRKKKWTLDKVAAERLNRMTGATTPKAEVRRQEAEAEANKPITFGEYAKDWLDGHVATNLKPSSKRGYESLLDNLILPALKDRPLAEITREEIKELCFSLLQGGRIRPKKTEDKKVKDPTLSARTVVYAVRTISAIYNHAIEDGIVQSNPALRPGRFIKTGPRREKVDILAPKEGDLLLKIAEKHFSRSYPLLLCAMRTGMRQGELLALEWGDIDWNSNFIEVRRAVWQGITGTPKSGKTRRVDMNDRLKAVLQQHHARMKAEALKAGHSVPELAFTSEAGTPYDGTNVLKSFRAALRKAKIRKIRFHDLRHSYASWLIANKESLAYVRDQLGHSSIQITVDLYGHLVPGENREAVNRLDAPQPAQQGVAVGKIDR from the coding sequence ATGCCGAAACGGAATCACGTCGAGGGGTACGCGGGCGTCTGGTATCTCGACAGCACCGTCCCGGGATCGGATCCTCCCCTGCCGGATAAGGTCTACTACGTCACCTACAGAAAATCGGGCGAGCGGAAATCCTACGATGAGAAGATCGGGCGCGAATCGGATCGCGTAGGCAGGAAGAAGAAATGGACTCTCGACAAGGTGGCCGCGGAACGGCTGAATCGGATGACGGGGGCGACGACTCCGAAGGCGGAGGTTCGCCGGCAGGAAGCGGAGGCGGAGGCGAACAAGCCGATCACCTTCGGGGAGTACGCGAAGGACTGGCTCGACGGCCACGTCGCGACGAACCTCAAACCCTCCTCGAAGCGTGGATACGAGTCCCTGCTGGACAACCTGATCCTGCCGGCGCTGAAAGATCGACCCCTCGCCGAGATCACGCGGGAGGAGATCAAGGAGTTGTGCTTCTCCCTCCTCCAGGGAGGACGCATCCGTCCGAAGAAGACGGAGGACAAGAAGGTCAAGGACCCGACCCTCTCCGCCCGCACCGTGGTCTACGCGGTCCGCACAATCTCCGCGATCTACAATCACGCCATCGAGGACGGCATCGTCCAGAGCAATCCCGCGCTCCGTCCGGGGCGATTCATAAAGACCGGACCCCGCCGGGAGAAGGTGGACATCCTCGCGCCGAAGGAAGGGGACCTTCTCCTGAAGATAGCGGAAAAGCATTTCAGCAGATCGTACCCGCTCCTGCTATGCGCCATGCGCACCGGGATGCGGCAGGGCGAGCTTCTTGCGCTGGAATGGGGCGACATCGACTGGAACTCGAACTTCATCGAGGTGCGCAGGGCCGTCTGGCAAGGGATCACCGGGACGCCGAAGTCCGGCAAGACGCGCAGGGTGGACATGAACGACCGGTTGAAGGCGGTTCTGCAACAGCATCATGCCCGGATGAAGGCGGAGGCGCTGAAAGCCGGTCATTCGGTTCCGGAGCTGGCCTTCACGTCGGAGGCGGGGACGCCATACGACGGCACGAACGTCCTCAAATCCTTCAGGGCGGCGTTACGCAAAGCGAAGATCCGGAAGATCCGGTTCCACGACTTGCGCCATTCCTACGCCTCCTGGCTCATCGCGAACAAGGAATCCCTCGCCTACGTCCGCGATCAACTCGGACACTCATCCATCCAGATCACGGTGGACCTGTACGGCCACCTGGTCCCGGGGGAGAACAGAGAAGCCGTCAACCGGCTGGACGCGCCGCAGCCGGCGCAGCAGGGAGTGGCGGTGGGGAAGATCGACCGATAA
- a CDS encoding serine protease, with protein MKKVLSLSPRFSVAAIRSFAASLIGVVFFLGILPVFAHALTPGQVFDKVKDSVVVVKILDAKGKVKGQGSGVILPSGKVATNCHVVKEGASYQVGRGKQLVSAILYAEDRDKDICVLDAKGIEGIPAQFGKAANLKVGDIVYAVGAPQGLELSLSDGIVAQLRGSPSPLIQTTAAISPGSSGGGLFDKEGRLVGLTTFYVEGGQSLNFAMPVEWISEVKPGRKLVAEGYGQTEWLITAAVHEELKNWQDMLNWCRKWTKSEPKNTLAWFSLAAAYKGLNRYNDAIEAYRQALRIDPEYALAWNNLGVAYYKLKRYDDAIEAYRQSVRINPEYASAWTNLGTTYGSLKRYDEAIDANRQALRIKPEDADAWYGIGNAYGSLKRYDDAIEAYRQALRIDPEYASAWTNLGTTYGSLKRYDDAIEAYRQALRINPESDKTWYNLGNAYGSLKRYDDAIEAYRQALRIDPEYALAWNNLGVAYALSGNRTEALNAVRKLRRLDPAQADKLFNLVVPR; from the coding sequence ATGAAAAAAGTTCTCTCCTTGTCGCCACGCTTCAGTGTGGCCGCCATCCGTTCCTTCGCCGCCTCCCTGATCGGCGTTGTGTTCTTCCTCGGGATCCTGCCCGTGTTTGCCCACGCCCTTACACCCGGCCAGGTATTCGACAAGGTTAAGGATTCCGTTGTGGTGGTTAAGATCCTGGACGCCAAGGGGAAGGTAAAAGGCCAGGGGAGCGGGGTAATACTTCCTTCCGGCAAGGTCGCCACCAACTGCCACGTTGTCAAAGAGGGGGCCTCCTATCAGGTGGGCCGAGGCAAGCAGCTTGTTTCTGCCATCCTCTATGCGGAAGATCGTGACAAAGACATCTGCGTCCTCGACGCCAAAGGCATTGAAGGGATTCCAGCGCAGTTTGGCAAGGCGGCAAACCTCAAGGTGGGGGACATTGTTTATGCCGTGGGTGCGCCACAGGGTTTGGAGCTTTCCCTTTCCGACGGCATCGTTGCGCAATTACGGGGTAGTCCGTCACCCTTGATTCAGACCACCGCGGCCATATCCCCTGGGTCAAGTGGTGGGGGCCTGTTCGATAAGGAAGGACGGCTTGTCGGTCTAACCACTTTTTACGTAGAAGGTGGGCAGAGCCTGAACTTCGCTATGCCCGTGGAGTGGATAAGCGAGGTCAAGCCGGGCCGCAAACTTGTCGCCGAGGGGTACGGTCAAACCGAATGGCTAATAACTGCCGCCGTCCATGAAGAACTCAAGAACTGGCAAGATATGCTTAATTGGTGTCGGAAATGGACGAAAAGCGAACCGAAAAATACCCTGGCATGGTTCAGTCTCGCGGCTGCTTACAAAGGCCTCAATCGCTACAACGACGCCATCGAGGCCTATCGACAGGCCCTGCGTATTGATCCGGAGTATGCCCTCGCCTGGAACAACCTTGGGGTCGCTTACTACAAACTCAAGCGCTACGACGATGCGATCGAGGCCTACCGCCAGTCCGTGCGGATCAATCCGGAGTATGCCAGTGCCTGGACCAACCTCGGGACCACGTATGGCTCCCTCAAGCGCTACGACGAAGCTATCGACGCGAATCGCCAGGCCCTGCGTATCAAACCGGAGGATGCCGACGCTTGGTACGGCATCGGGAACGCTTACGGCTCCCTCAAGCGCTACGACGATGCGATCGAGGCCTATCGACAGGCCCTGCGTATTGATCCGGAGTATGCCAGTGCCTGGACCAACCTCGGGACCACGTATGGCTCCCTCAAGCGTTACGACGATGCGATCGAGGCCTATCGCCAAGCCCTTCGGATCAACCCGGAGAGTGACAAAACATGGTACAACCTCGGGAACGCTTACGGCTCCCTCAAGCGCTACGACGATGCGATTGAGGCCTATCGACAGGCCCTGCGTATTGATCCGGAGTATGCCCTCGCCTGGAACAACCTTGGGGTCGCTTACGCCCTTTCCGGCAACCGGACAGAAGCACTGAATGCCGTCCGGAAACTACGACGCCTCGATCCGGCACAGGCCGACAAGCTTTTCAACTTGGTCGTGCCGCGCTGA
- a CDS encoding antitoxin, producing MKDEAVRVNVLIGKEQRRRLFHVLLDDGISFSEWIRRQIDRYLAEKEPKPKGRRLAEAAEKKAAGGEDR from the coding sequence ATGAAGGATGAGGCGGTACGGGTGAATGTCCTGATCGGCAAGGAGCAGAGGCGGCGATTGTTCCATGTCTTGCTCGACGACGGGATATCGTTCAGCGAATGGATCCGCCGACAGATCGATCGGTACCTCGCGGAGAAGGAACCGAAACCCAAGGGGAGGAGGCTCGCAGAAGCGGCGGAGAAGAAGGCCGCCGGAGGAGAAGACCGATGA
- a CDS encoding type II toxin-antitoxin system Phd/YefM family antitoxin — protein sequence MPKMATSDARDNFTELINRAAFQGERTVIRRRGKGMAAIVPMEDFDLLEKVEDLIDRDLLKKARAEVRRAGTIPWEKVKADAGR from the coding sequence ATGCCGAAGATGGCAACAAGCGACGCGCGGGACAACTTCACCGAACTTATCAACCGGGCCGCGTTCCAAGGCGAAAGGACTGTCATCCGCCGGCGGGGAAAAGGAATGGCGGCGATCGTCCCGATGGAGGACTTCGACCTGTTGGAGAAGGTGGAGGATCTTATCGACCGCGACCTGTTAAAGAAGGCGAGGGCGGAAGTCCGGAGGGCGGGGACCATCCCCTGGGAGAAGGTGAAGGCGGACGCGGGCCGGTAG
- a CDS encoding type II toxin-antitoxin system RelE/ParE family toxin: protein MAASRYRIEFSHRAAKAYRALPEDVRRRIEPKIDALVEHPRPHGARKIEGEETAYRVRVGDYRILYEVHDRPLLILIMNVGHRREVYRRT, encoded by the coding sequence ATGGCGGCGTCCCGTTATCGGATCGAATTTTCTCACCGGGCGGCGAAGGCGTATCGCGCGCTCCCGGAGGACGTGCGCCGGAGGATCGAACCGAAGATTGACGCGCTCGTCGAGCATCCCCGCCCACACGGGGCGCGGAAGATCGAAGGGGAGGAAACCGCGTACCGCGTCCGTGTCGGGGATTACCGGATCCTGTACGAGGTGCACGACCGCCCGTTGCTCATACTCATAATGAACGTCGGGCATCGTCGGGAAGTTTACCGGCGGACCTGA
- a CDS encoding helix-turn-helix domain-containing protein, producing the protein MKIHDIENATKTEAATFFRCSTRTIDRWIHGGQLSALRGPGRRVLIPSKELIRRLRPSKPVDEDSDG; encoded by the coding sequence ATGAAAATACATGACATCGAAAATGCAACGAAGACGGAAGCAGCGACGTTCTTCCGCTGTTCGACACGGACGATTGACCGTTGGATCCACGGCGGACAATTGAGCGCATTGCGCGGTCCGGGGCGGCGGGTTTTGATTCCCTCCAAGGAACTCATTCGCAGGTTGCGTCCATCCAAGCCGGTAGATGAGGACAGCGACGGATGA
- a CDS encoding Rne/Rng family ribonuclease: protein MQKASKLIVVNAAPYETRVATLESGILVELLIERGEDRNTVGNIYNGKVIRVLPGMQAAFVDIGMDKAGFLFAGDFVTPQLEFDSDPAEEPVLPEEIGIRPARFPQDTFVPPIEGLIREGQHLLVQVAKEPLGTKGARITSHITLPGRHLVLLTWSAHIGISRRIEDPEERDRLTKIVETIRPEGMGAIVRTAAEGRSEAELKADMDYLVRLWETIRKRSESAAAPVLIHRELSLSLRAVRDLFSSESDRIAVDSQEEYDRIRSFASQFFPRIQDRIDLFGGPEPIFDHFGIEIEVTRALDKKVWLKSGGYIVIEQTEALTVVDVNTGKYVGRSSLEETTAKINLEAVKEIVYQLRLRNIGGIIIIDFIDMKSEENREKVYNALVDTLRADRSKTTICKISELGLVEMTRKRVRESLGRSLSDACPYCSGEGVIKSKKTICYDVFRALERQALILSGKQVSLYVHPALAEELFGEERRFLEVLEQRYGMKVNISASDKYHIEQYRIEPI, encoded by the coding sequence ATGCAGAAGGCCAGCAAGTTGATCGTGGTGAACGCCGCGCCGTACGAGACGCGCGTGGCGACGCTCGAATCCGGGATCCTCGTGGAGCTGCTGATCGAGCGGGGCGAGGACCGGAACACCGTCGGCAACATCTACAACGGAAAAGTCATCCGCGTCCTCCCGGGGATGCAGGCCGCTTTCGTCGACATAGGGATGGACAAGGCCGGGTTCCTCTTCGCGGGCGACTTCGTCACCCCGCAGCTCGAGTTCGACTCCGACCCGGCCGAGGAGCCGGTCCTGCCCGAGGAGATCGGGATCCGTCCCGCACGCTTCCCCCAGGACACGTTCGTCCCCCCGATCGAGGGGCTCATCCGCGAGGGGCAGCACCTGCTCGTCCAGGTGGCCAAGGAGCCGCTCGGGACCAAAGGGGCGAGGATCACGAGCCACATCACCCTCCCCGGGCGCCACCTGGTGCTCCTGACCTGGTCCGCGCACATCGGGATCTCCCGCCGGATCGAGGACCCGGAGGAGCGGGACCGGCTGACGAAGATCGTCGAGACGATCCGTCCCGAGGGGATGGGCGCGATCGTGCGTACGGCGGCCGAGGGGCGGTCGGAGGCGGAGCTCAAGGCCGACATGGATTACCTCGTCCGGCTCTGGGAGACGATCCGGAAGAGGAGCGAAAGCGCCGCGGCCCCCGTCCTGATCCATCGGGAGCTCTCCCTTTCCCTGCGCGCCGTGCGGGACCTGTTCTCCTCGGAGAGCGACCGGATCGCGGTCGACTCGCAGGAGGAGTACGACCGGATCCGCTCGTTCGCCTCCCAGTTCTTCCCCCGCATCCAGGACCGGATCGATCTGTTCGGCGGTCCGGAGCCGATCTTCGACCATTTCGGCATCGAGATCGAGGTGACCCGGGCGCTCGACAAGAAGGTGTGGCTGAAAAGCGGCGGCTACATCGTGATCGAGCAGACGGAGGCCCTCACCGTGGTCGACGTGAACACGGGGAAGTACGTCGGACGGTCGTCGCTCGAGGAGACCACGGCCAAGATCAACCTGGAGGCGGTCAAGGAGATCGTCTACCAGCTCCGGCTGCGCAACATCGGCGGCATCATCATCATCGACTTCATCGACATGAAGAGCGAGGAGAACCGCGAGAAGGTGTACAACGCCCTCGTGGACACCCTGCGCGCCGACCGCAGCAAGACGACGATCTGCAAGATCTCGGAGCTGGGGCTGGTCGAGATGACCCGCAAGCGGGTCCGGGAAAGCCTGGGACGGTCTCTGTCCGACGCCTGCCCCTACTGCTCCGGCGAGGGGGTCATCAAGTCGAAGAAGACGATCTGCTACGACGTTTTCCGGGCGCTCGAGCGGCAGGCCCTGATCCTCTCCGGGAAACAGGTGTCGCTTTACGTGCACCCCGCGCTGGCCGAGGAGCTGTTCGGCGAGGAGCGGCGCTTCCTCGAGGTCCTCGAGCAGCGGTACGGGATGAAGGTGAACATTTCCGCCTCGGACAAGTACCACATCGAGCAGTACCGCATCGAGCCCATCTGA
- a CDS encoding TIGR03936 family radical SAM-associated protein — translation MREIPPSIRKPSRYSGGEVRPPSIAWDDARVRVLLAFPDVYEIGMSHLGILLLREILSARPGTLCDRVFAPWADYEEHLRAAGLPLASLESGRPAGSFDLLGFSLCYELTYTNVLAMLDLSGIPLVSKDRSEEHPLVVAGGVCTLNPAPVAPFFDALLVGDGEEAVLEIVALVEGRKNGGGSRADLLSRLSGIEGVYVPGISRRVARRVLADLNRSPLLPAPILPAMRVVHDRLSVEISRGCTRGCRFCQAGYAYRPVRERDPLLLLRYLQEEAPKTGYDEVGLLSLSAADYSCVDRLVTEAMEALAPSSVSLSLPSLRLDALRENTVRQIRKVRKSGFTLAPEAGTSRLRRSINKEIPDDDVLKTAEWIFGNGWQTLKLYFMVGLPGETADDVRAIGTLAGRVAAIARRHGKRASVTVSVSAFVPKPHTPFQWERQIGREEIRERIRLLRDALGRTRHAEVKFHSPETSALEGVFSRGDDRLPGVIARAFRNGARFDAWTEAFRPDAWKRAFEEEGVDPLEYLRERDPRDPLPWEFVDAGIDREFLLSERRKARAGETTPDCRAAGCSSCGACPPGLSNITYPGRLGEPADAVMEAVRAPRPAAVASHRYVVRLSYAKEGPAKYLSGLEIQSLWGRVFRRAGLPLAYSQGFNPSPKLSLSPALAVGAESDIEFLEAEFTLPVPSADVPGRLAPHLPAGIRVIFASGVPPGSPRLSDFDIASDWLLRPLPPFPLPEGVTPKLAAERLAAFRASDRHPLVLTREDRTSEIDLKPIVRTFGVNPDGISITIIQGTGKGVRPLEAAASLLGVPLSPERFIPRKVSAELIPRRG, via the coding sequence ATGCGCGAAATCCCCCCCTCCATCCGGAAGCCGTCCCGGTACAGCGGCGGCGAGGTCCGCCCCCCCTCCATCGCCTGGGACGATGCGCGCGTGCGCGTGCTTCTCGCCTTCCCCGACGTGTACGAGATCGGGATGTCGCACCTCGGGATCCTGCTCCTGCGCGAGATCCTCTCCGCGCGGCCGGGGACCCTTTGCGATCGCGTCTTCGCGCCGTGGGCCGATTACGAGGAGCATCTGCGCGCCGCCGGGCTGCCGCTCGCGTCGCTCGAATCGGGGCGGCCCGCCGGGTCGTTTGATCTCCTCGGATTCTCCCTGTGCTACGAACTCACCTACACGAACGTCCTCGCGATGCTCGACCTGTCCGGCATCCCCCTCGTGTCGAAGGACCGGTCGGAGGAGCACCCCCTTGTGGTGGCCGGAGGGGTTTGCACCCTGAACCCCGCTCCCGTGGCCCCCTTCTTCGACGCCCTCCTCGTCGGCGACGGCGAGGAGGCGGTGCTCGAGATCGTCGCGCTCGTCGAAGGGCGGAAAAACGGGGGCGGATCCCGGGCGGATCTCCTCTCGCGGCTCTCCGGGATCGAGGGAGTGTACGTCCCCGGGATCTCCCGGCGGGTCGCGCGCCGCGTCCTCGCGGACCTCAACAGGTCCCCCCTGCTTCCGGCGCCGATCCTGCCCGCGATGCGCGTGGTCCACGACCGCCTGAGCGTCGAGATCTCCCGGGGGTGCACGAGGGGGTGCCGATTCTGCCAGGCGGGCTACGCCTACCGGCCGGTGCGGGAGCGCGATCCCCTCCTCCTCCTGCGGTACCTCCAGGAGGAGGCGCCGAAGACGGGATACGACGAGGTGGGGCTCCTGTCGCTGTCCGCCGCCGACTACAGCTGCGTCGACCGGCTCGTCACGGAGGCGATGGAGGCGCTCGCTCCTTCGAGCGTGTCGCTCTCCCTCCCATCGCTTCGCCTGGACGCGCTGCGGGAGAACACGGTCCGGCAGATCCGGAAAGTGCGCAAGTCGGGCTTTACCCTCGCGCCGGAAGCGGGGACTTCGCGGCTGCGCCGGTCGATCAACAAGGAGATCCCGGACGACGACGTCCTGAAGACGGCCGAGTGGATCTTCGGGAACGGATGGCAGACCCTCAAGCTCTACTTCATGGTCGGGCTGCCGGGGGAGACGGCGGACGACGTCCGGGCCATCGGGACGCTGGCCGGCCGGGTCGCCGCGATCGCACGCCGCCACGGCAAACGCGCCTCCGTGACGGTGAGCGTCTCCGCCTTCGTCCCGAAGCCGCACACCCCGTTCCAGTGGGAGCGCCAGATCGGCCGGGAGGAGATCCGGGAGCGGATCCGCCTGCTCCGGGACGCGCTCGGCCGGACCCGCCACGCGGAGGTGAAGTTCCACTCGCCGGAGACCTCCGCGCTCGAGGGAGTCTTCTCGCGTGGGGACGACCGGCTGCCGGGAGTGATCGCGCGGGCGTTCCGGAACGGGGCGCGGTTCGACGCGTGGACGGAGGCGTTCCGGCCCGACGCGTGGAAGCGGGCGTTCGAGGAAGAGGGGGTCGACCCGCTCGAATACCTGCGGGAGCGCGACCCGCGGGATCCGCTCCCCTGGGAGTTCGTGGACGCCGGGATCGACCGGGAGTTTCTCCTCTCCGAGCGCCGGAAGGCTCGCGCGGGGGAGACGACACCCGACTGCCGCGCGGCGGGCTGCTCCTCCTGCGGGGCGTGCCCGCCGGGGCTGTCGAACATCACGTACCCCGGACGGCTCGGGGAACCCGCCGACGCGGTCATGGAGGCCGTACGCGCCCCGCGCCCGGCGGCCGTCGCCTCGCACCGGTACGTCGTCCGGCTCTCCTACGCCAAGGAGGGCCCGGCGAAGTACCTGAGCGGCCTGGAGATCCAGTCGCTCTGGGGGCGCGTCTTCCGGCGGGCCGGCCTGCCGCTGGCGTACAGCCAGGGGTTCAACCCGTCGCCGAAACTCTCCCTCTCCCCCGCCCTCGCCGTGGGGGCGGAGAGCGACATCGAATTTCTCGAGGCCGAGTTCACCCTTCCCGTCCCGTCCGCGGACGTTCCGGGGAGACTGGCGCCGCACCTTCCCGCGGGGATCCGGGTCATCTTTGCTTCGGGCGTTCCGCCGGGCTCCCCCCGCCTGTCCGACTTCGACATCGCCTCCGACTGGCTCCTGCGTCCGCTCCCGCCGTTTCCCCTGCCCGAAGGCGTCACACCGAAGCTGGCCGCAGAGCGCCTCGCCGCGTTCCGCGCGTCGGACCGGCACCCCCTCGTCCTCACGCGGGAGGACCGGACCTCCGAAATCGACCTGAAGCCGATCGTTCGCACGTTCGGGGTGAACCCGGACGGGATCTCCATTACAATCATCCAGGGCACAGGAAAGGGCGTCCGGCCGCTCGAGGCCGCCGCCTCCCTTCTGGGGGTGCCGCTCTCCCCCGAACGGTTCATACCGAGAAAGGTGTCGGCGGAGCTGATCCCCCGCCGCGGGTAG
- a CDS encoding ATP-binding protein: MRLFGTMGAETSFREEDFFGREEELSALTRAALEGSRGIGSSFMIYGPPNIGKTSLLLKLAKVLGASTSGNGLPRPFPLYFSFSQILSHPLALSQHFLQEFLSQLLRFLGEERPSAFDPATMCDRLASFGVTGCREVLAAHERCTAEGDGLSALVNALSFPFSASGELFYPVFLFDDFQYTGKLQGVPEGAMLSILRPYIKSGHFPMFLSGSSPGRVTAALKREGLFGTFQMIEVGGLSTDSSMRLWGYLCERRRVDIPASLLPRASERLGGIPAYQRMFVEEIFFRNAKVPDAVALEDLYAVSVTEGKLNRYWREFFENTFPERARRGRAIRFLKRVLCDRFPLDTVEGAISLMGVSEEEGEAILSALEFKGLLKADLDQLTFVGDPVLADFLYWAFERGVLGKGTSQVASAIVQARLSHTAPERGQGGDHARRVGIVKELMRKWDLREVPLLLLDFGKFREKFGGKGLLEVVIGMEHEAARIRLPKVSSVSTGYRAIRGGPRFDFDLVAYGFLDRDFSEENLVVWAVDAAVEKNLGARAMEHFENRCRLLALEKGLPHDRLRKWMIINESADPAAIDLASRYGIHLSHPTQLRLFLNLFGLEELEREPESAREPESARAPGSEASHAGRTLEYELVLPMKADSEVVAARVAEEVAAFAAVDADTVDRIKMAIIEACINAFEHSASESGKVRLRYLLSPDKIELFVQDDGKGFRSGKTPEESKKNRGWGMKLIRELVDDVEIITGPDGTVVHMVTHLGGDRATPGTDVRGEGESESPGER, translated from the coding sequence TTGCGTCTTTTCGGCACCATGGGGGCGGAAACGTCCTTTCGGGAAGAGGATTTTTTCGGGCGCGAGGAAGAGCTCTCCGCCCTGACGCGCGCGGCGTTGGAGGGGAGCCGGGGCATCGGCTCCTCCTTCATGATCTACGGCCCCCCCAACATCGGCAAGACGTCGCTGCTCCTCAAGCTGGCGAAGGTGCTGGGGGCGTCCACCAGCGGAAACGGGCTTCCCCGACCGTTCCCGCTCTACTTTTCCTTCAGCCAGATCCTGTCGCACCCGCTGGCGCTCTCCCAGCATTTCCTGCAGGAGTTTCTCTCGCAGCTTCTCCGGTTCCTCGGGGAGGAACGGCCTTCGGCCTTCGACCCCGCGACGATGTGCGACCGCCTGGCCTCTTTCGGCGTTACAGGATGCCGGGAGGTTCTCGCTGCCCACGAGCGGTGCACGGCCGAGGGGGACGGCCTCTCCGCGCTCGTGAACGCCCTCTCGTTCCCGTTCTCGGCGTCGGGGGAGCTCTTCTACCCGGTGTTCCTCTTCGACGACTTCCAGTATACGGGGAAACTCCAGGGCGTGCCCGAGGGGGCGATGCTTTCCATCCTTCGCCCCTACATCAAGTCCGGCCACTTCCCGATGTTCCTCTCGGGTTCCTCGCCCGGCCGCGTCACCGCGGCCCTCAAGCGCGAGGGGCTGTTCGGCACCTTCCAGATGATCGAAGTGGGAGGGCTCTCGACCGACTCCTCCATGCGCCTGTGGGGGTACCTGTGCGAGCGGCGCCGCGTCGATATCCCGGCGTCCCTCCTTCCTCGCGCCTCCGAGCGGCTCGGCGGGATCCCCGCCTACCAGCGGATGTTCGTGGAGGAGATCTTCTTCCGGAACGCGAAGGTTCCCGACGCGGTCGCCCTCGAGGACCTGTACGCCGTCTCCGTCACGGAGGGAAAGCTCAACCGGTACTGGAGGGAGTTCTTCGAGAACACCTTCCCGGAGCGCGCGCGCCGAGGGCGGGCGATCCGGTTCCTCAAGCGCGTCCTGTGCGACCGCTTCCCGCTCGACACGGTGGAGGGAGCGATCTCCCTGATGGGGGTCTCCGAGGAGGAGGGGGAAGCGATCCTCTCGGCCCTCGAGTTCAAGGGGCTTCTGAAGGCCGACCTCGATCAGCTCACGTTCGTGGGGGACCCGGTGCTGGCCGACTTCCTCTACTGGGCGTTCGAGCGCGGCGTCCTCGGGAAGGGGACGTCGCAGGTGGCGTCGGCGATCGTTCAGGCGCGGCTATCCCACACCGCGCCGGAACGGGGGCAGGGGGGCGACCACGCGCGCCGCGTCGGCATCGTGAAGGAGCTGATGAGGAAGTGGGACCTGCGGGAGGTGCCGCTCCTGCTCCTCGACTTCGGGAAGTTCCGCGAAAAATTCGGGGGGAAGGGGCTGCTCGAGGTCGTCATCGGAATGGAGCACGAGGCGGCGCGGATCCGGCTGCCGAAGGTCTCCTCCGTCTCGACGGGGTACCGCGCGATCCGGGGGGGGCCGCGCTTCGATTTCGACCTGGTCGCGTACGGATTCCTCGACCGCGACTTCTCCGAGGAGAACCTCGTTGTCTGGGCGGTCGACGCGGCGGTCGAGAAGAACCTCGGCGCCCGGGCCATGGAGCATTTCGAAAACCGGTGCCGCCTGCTGGCGCTTGAAAAGGGGCTGCCCCACGACCGCCTCAGGAAGTGGATGATCATCAACGAGTCGGCGGACCCGGCGGCGATCGACCTGGCGTCGCGGTACGGCATCCACCTGTCCCATCCGACGCAGCTGCGGCTCTTCCTCAACCTGTTCGGGCTCGAGGAGCTCGAGCGGGAGCCGGAGTCCGCGCGGGAGCCGGAGTCCGCCCGGGCTCCGGGTTCCGAGGCATCCCATGCCGGCAGGACGCTCGAGTACGAGCTCGTCCTCCCGATGAAGGCCGACTCCGAGGTGGTCGCGGCGCGGGTCGCGGAAGAGGTGGCGGCCTTCGCCGCCGTCGACGCCGACACCGTGGACCGCATCAAGATGGCGATCATCGAGGCGTGCATCAACGCCTTCGAGCACAGCGCCTCCGAGTCGGGGAAGGTCCGGCTGCGGTACCTGCTCTCCCCCGACAAGATCGAACTTTTCGTGCAGGACGACGGCAAGGGGTTCCGGTCGGGGAAGACGCCCGAGGAGTCGAAGAAGAACCGGGGATGGGGGATGAAGCTGATCCGGGAGCTGGTCGACGACGTCGAGATCATCACGGGGCCGGACGGCACCGTCGTCCACATGGTGACGCATCTCGGGGGGGACCGAGCGACTCCCGGGACCGACGTGCGAGGGGAGGGGGAATCCGAGTCCCCCGGGGAGCGCTGA
- a CDS encoding STAS domain-containing protein encodes MSPHKTIRIREEGDTLVVCVGGYLNSLLGEEVEKVVRARLEEGGLRILLNFQGTRLVNSIGISFVIGIVEKVMEREGRMAFCELSRINCDLFRVTGLAKYVRTFETEKEALDYLSGNA; translated from the coding sequence ATGTCACCGCACAAGACGATCCGGATCCGCGAGGAGGGAGACACCCTGGTGGTGTGCGTCGGCGGGTATCTGAACAGCCTGCTGGGCGAGGAGGTCGAGAAGGTGGTCCGTGCCCGGCTCGAAGAGGGTGGCCTCCGGATCCTGCTGAACTTCCAGGGTACGCGGCTGGTCAACAGCATCGGGATCTCGTTCGTCATCGGGATCGTGGAAAAGGTGATGGAGCGGGAGGGCCGGATGGCCTTCTGCGAGTTGAGCCGGATCAACTGCGACCTTTTCCGGGTGACGGGGCTGGCGAAATACGTCCGTACCTTCGAGACGGAAAAGGAGGCGCTCGACTATCTGTCGGGAAACGCGTGA